The Ignicoccus islandicus DSM 13165 sequence ATGTTCATGATACTTACTTCCATTGTTTTTATGCTACCTATTACGGTCGCGTTAATTGCGTTGATCGCCTCCTGAAGGGCGTTGGTTTTCGCCTCCAAGGCCTTCACCTTCGTGGTCAACTTAAGGGTGGCGTTAGTAAGTAATTTAATTACGTCCATCATCGGAAACATTTCGTTTAAGTTGCCTCCTTGAGGGAGGGATGGGGAAGGGAGCGACGGTGGATTCTGAACGCTCAGAGGAATTTTCAAGACTCAACTACCTAGGAGGTAGTAGCTTCCTATCAAGTTTAATTCTAACGTTCCACGAACCGCTTAGGTCTTGAGAGCACGCTTCCTCGATCTCTTCTAAGTTTAAATCTATTTTTAAAAGGCCCCTTCCGCTAGCGCTAAGTTCCGTGAGAGAACTGTATACCGCTTCCCTTTTCTTGAGCTGTTTGCTCAAGCATTCCAACGCGCCTCGGAGGGATCTCCAAAATCCCTTCCGAGCCTCTTTACATTTATTGGTACTCTCGTCCTCCAAACAATACCTATACCCTATAGGCAGAGAAGCGTAGGCGAACAAGCTTCCTACGTGACTGTTCAAAATATCCGAAGAACCGAGCAACACTGTTCCATCATATTTGCGTCCCTCCTCGTAGCAAATGTGGCCTCCCAAGCATCCCTCTGATGGAGATCTCACTGTCTCTATTTATAGTTGCTAAGAACAGCGTTAGTGCCTTCTTGTAATCGATGTCCTTAAATAGGTCATCTAATTCTTCGGTGAACGCTTTTCGGAGTTCCTCTAATACGTCCTCGTTAACGTTTCTGACTAGCTTGAGGCTCCCGAGCTCGAACGGTCTTCCCTCCCCAAGCGTTTCAAACACCCTATTGAAGGCGTTAACTAAGTTTTCGAGGGAACTCTTCATCCAATTCTCTTACTACTCATTCTTCTAATTCCTTTAGAGCTTCCTCGGCACTAGCGTAGCAGCCGAAAACTTATTGCCTTTATAATGGATCGTTATCATTGAGCAGTACTTCAATCAGGACAACAGTTTACACGAGTTCTCCTCAATTGCTAACGTCTCCTCGATAACCAAAAACGAGTCGTCCCAGCTACCAATAAACCTCTCTTTGACACTAATTAATGGGAAGGGAAATGGACAAGTATCAGCTGATTGAGAAGCTAATTAGAGAAGGTTATATAAGGAGAAAGGAAGTGGCGGAGGCCATGTTGAAGGTACCCAGAGAGGAGTTCGTGCCAGAGGAGCTGAGGCCTTACGCCTACGAAGACAGACCTTTACCTATCGGAAGAGGTCAAACGATTAGCGCACCACACATGGTCGCTTACATGATAGAGGCAGCTGGGGTGAAGAGGGGAGACAAGGTCTTGGAAATAGGCACCGGTTCCGGGTACAACGCTGCAGTACTGGCCGAAATAGTTGGGCCCGAAGGGAAAGTATATACAATTGAGAGAATAAGGGAGTTGGCGGAGAAGGCCAAGGAGCGATTAGAGAAGTTAGGGTACGGTAATAGGGTAAAGGTGTTCGTTGGGGACGGTTCCAAAGGGCTACCTCAATTCGCGCCTTTCGATAAAATAATAGTTACTGCCGCTGCTAAGGAGATTCCAATGGAGTTAGTGGAACAACTGAAGCCCGGAGGAGTAATGGTTATACCAGTAGAGGACTGGGGCGGTCAAGTTTTACTGAGAGTCATCAAAGGGAAGGACGGAAAAGTTATCGTAGAGAGGCTCTTACCAGTTATGTTCGTCCCCTTACTCTCTGGCACAGAGGAGTGAAGCCGCTAATTTTAGAGAACTCCTTGAGAACGCTTAGTATAACTACGTCGTACGCCTTCGGACCCATTACTTGAACGCCCACGCCGTCTTCTATAGGCGCGTTCCCTGCTGGGAGACCGGCCAAGTTGGCTGGAACGGTTAGCAAGTCCATTGCGTAGAGCTCACTAGGTTTCCACTTCTTACCCAATTGAGGCGGCTTCTTAGGCAT is a genomic window containing:
- a CDS encoding protein-L-isoaspartate(D-aspartate) O-methyltransferase, whose amino-acid sequence is MDKYQLIEKLIREGYIRRKEVAEAMLKVPREEFVPEELRPYAYEDRPLPIGRGQTISAPHMVAYMIEAAGVKRGDKVLEIGTGSGYNAAVLAEIVGPEGKVYTIERIRELAEKAKERLEKLGYGNRVKVFVGDGSKGLPQFAPFDKIIVTAAAKEIPMELVEQLKPGGVMVIPVEDWGGQVLLRVIKGKDGKVIVERLLPVMFVPLLSGTEE